From a single Pelmatolapia mariae isolate MD_Pm_ZW linkage group LG20, Pm_UMD_F_2, whole genome shotgun sequence genomic region:
- the si:dkey-32e6.6 gene encoding extracellular matrix protein 2, which yields MEVSAEISELEIAPVPSPRIDAGATVSGAHAAEESEDEHLQANAEKVIKQKKTGSGNLEASRRRRSAWGKRKHAATVESIAYRIAGLGRPIGDWRKRGKGGEDSNALMAALRELHAEKKRLMDLRKAREEDDDDDEEEEDDDDEDDDDEDDDDDDDDDEEEEEEEEEEEEEEEEEEEEEEEEEEAEEETTESPSNQTETVSNFIELPFSDSDSIKCQSTEREINCRGIGITHLPSFQNLEATEVDLAENNIRIITAQAFSGLLNLDMLDLSQNILDDESFSQNPLSNLTSLRKLNLDDNHITVIPTLPSSLEELKIKNNKLSGLTLHCFKGLMNLLKLELGGNTLHKASVSPLAFRPLQRLLDLQLSNNHFRSLPLNLPPSLQTLQMNENLIGELTEEALRGCIHLRVLELRHNRLHEQGIATHAWTRLKSLEALDLSHNLFTSVPLNLPRPLRNLTLQHNNISHIPAFTFRHLRPGLRSLCLSHNDLSNDGIEQFSFVGSYRSLSELLLDNNRLEEVPRCIRQFKNLQVLRLSNNQIRLVRQWGVCHPRNSGSLASVHLENNLLEVEKIPPNAFSCLTDPQGLVLYPQQWSD from the exons ATGGAAGTCTCCGCTGAGATATCCGAATTAGAAATAGCACCCGTTCCTTCGCCAAGGATCGACGCAGGGGCGACAGTGTCGGGTGCACACGCTGCTG aagagagtgagGATGAGCATCTCCAAGCAAATGCTGAGAAAGTGAtcaagcagaaaaaaactgGCTCCGGAAACCTGGAGGCTAGCAGAAGAAGGAGAAGTGCCTGGGGGAAGAGGAAACATGCAGCCACAGTGGAGTCCATCGCATATAGAATA GCAGGTTTGGGGCGACCCATTGGCGACTGGAGAAAGCGTGGAAAAGGAGGGGAGGACAGCAACGCTCTTATGGCTGCACTCAGGGAACTCCACGCTGAGAAGAAAAGGCTGATGGATCTCAGGAAAGCACgagaggaggatgatgatgatgatgaggaggaggaggacgatgACGATGAGGACGATGACGATGAAGACgacgatgacgatgatgatgatgatgaagaggaggaggaagaagaagaagag gaggaagaagaagaagaggaagaggaggaggaggaagaagaagaagaagaagcagaggaaGAAACGACTGAGTCGCCCAGCAATCAAACAGAAACGGTTTCTAACTTTATAGAGTTGCCT ttttctgattctgattctattAAGTGTCAGAGCACTGAGAGAGAAATCAACTGCAGGGGCATTGGCATTACTCATCTGCCAAGCTTCCAAAACCTTGAAGCCACGGAGGTGGATTTAGCAG AGAACAACATCAGGATCATCACGGCACAAGCTTTCTCGGGCCTCCTGAACCTGGACATGCTGGACTTGAGTCAAAACATACTGGATGATGAATCGTTCAGCCAAAACCCACTTTCT AACTTGACCTCTCTGAGGAAGCTGAATCTGGATGACAACCACATCACCGTGATCCCGACGCTGCCTTCATCTCTGGAGGAGCTgaaaatcaaaaacaataaGCTGAGTGGACTCACACTGCACTGCTTCAAAG GTTTGATGAATCTCCTGAAGCTAGAGCTGGGAGGAAATACTCTTCACAAAGCCAGTGTGTCCCCTCTAGCTTTTAGACCGCTACAGAGACTTCTTGACCTCCAGCTGAGTAACAATCACTTCCGGTCGCTACCACTGAACCTTCCTCCCTCTCTTCAG ACGCTGCAAATGAATGAAAATCTAATTGGGGAGCTGACAGAGGAAGCGCTGAGGGGCTGCATTCATTTGAGAGTGCTCGAACTCAGGCACAACCGTCTGCATGAGCAAGGCATCGCTACCCACGCATGGACGCGTCTTAA GTCCTTGGAAGCCTTGGATCTATCTCACAACCTGTTCACTTCTGTTCCTCTAAATCTGCCGCGCCCTCTTCGTAATCTGACCCTCCAGCACAACAACATCAGTCACATCCCAGCCTTCACGttccgtcacctgcggcctggCCTGCGGTCCCTGTGTCTGTCTCACAATGACCTGAGCAACGACGGTATAGaacagttttcttttgttgGATCTTACCGCTCGCTGAGTGAGCTCCTACTGGACAACAATCGCCTTGAAGAGGTTCCTCGCTGCATCAGACAGTTTAAAAACCTGCAGGTGCTGAGACTGAGCAACAATCAGATCAG GTTGGTGAGGCAGTGGGGCGTGTGCCACCCTCGCAATTCGGGCTCCTTGGCTTCAGTCCACCTCGAAAATAATCTGCTGGAAGTCGAGAAGATTCCCCCAAATGCTTTCTCCTGTCTCACTGACCCTCAGGGACTTGTTCTATATCCACAGCAGTGGTCTGACTGA
- the tktb gene encoding transketolase-like protein 2, with protein sequence MTSYHKPDEKTLQGLKDVANKLRINSIKATCASNSGHPTSCCSAAELMSVLFFHAMRYKTDDPRNQCNDRFVLSKGHAAPVLYAAWAEAGFVKESELVNLRKIDSDLEGHPTPKLDFVDVATGSLGQGLGAACGMAYTGKYFDKSSYRVYCMLGDGECSEGSVWEAMAFGSHYQLDNLVAILDVNRLGQSEPAPLKHEMEIYRKRCEAFGWNTYVVDGHDVEELCKAFWQAQQVKGKPTCIVAKTFKGRGLKGIEDLENWHGKPIPKDRVDEILNDLQSQIQVPNKTLCPDLPTEDTAPADLSPISLPSPPEYKKGDKMATRQAYGVALKKLGQASQRVVALDGDTKNSTFSETFKKAFPDRYIECFIAEQNMVGVAIGCASRDRTVAFASTFAAFFSRAYDQIRMGAISQTNVNLVGSHCGVSIGEDGPSQMALEDLAMFRAIPTCTVFYPSDAVSTERAVELSSNTKGICFIRTSRPATAVIYSPDEKFEVGVAKVVRQSDNDQVTVIGAGVTLHEALAAADTLAAKGKNIRVIDPFTIKPLDAATILASARATRGQIITVEDHYKEGGLGEAVLSAVGSEPGIVVTRLAVTGVPRSGKPQELLDIFGISAEYIVKAVAQTFAN encoded by the exons ATGACTAGCTACCACAAACCCGATGAAAAGACTCTGCAAGGACTGAAGGACGTCGCTAACAAGCTCAGGATCAACTCCATCAAGGCAACATGCGCCTCTAATTCAGG TCATCCCACATCATGTTGCAGTGCAGCTGAGCTCATGTCCGTGCTCTTTTTCCATGCCATGCGCTACAAAACGGATGATCCTCGCAATCAGTGTAACGACCGCTTTGTTCTCTCAAAG GGTCATGCTGCACCTGTCCTGTACGCTGCCTGGGCAGAGGCAGGTTTTGTGAAAGAGTCTGAGCTGGTTAACCTGCGTAAGATTGATTCTGACTTGGAGGGACACCCCACACCA AAATTGGATTTTGTTGATGTAGCTACTGGATCTCTGGGACAGGGTCTTGGGGCTGCATGTGGGATGGCCTATACCGGCAAATACTTTGACAAATCCAG TTATCGTGTGTACTGCATGCTGGGAGATGGAGAGTGCTCAGAAGGCTCAGTTTGGGAGGCCATGGCCTTTGGTTCCCACTACCAGCTGGACAACCTGGTGGCTATCCTGGATGTTAATCGGCTTGGTCAGAGTGAGCCAGCACCTCTGAAGCACGAAATGGAGATCTACCGCAAACGCTGTGAAGCCTTTGG GTGGAACACGTATGTTGTGGATGGACACGATGTGGAGGAGCTGTGCAAAGCTTTCTGGCAGGCTCAGCAGGTCAAAGGCAAACCTACCTGCATTGTTGCCAAGACATTCAAGGGCAGAGGCCTCAAAG GTATTGAGGATTTGGAGAACTGGCATGGAAAGCCGATCCCCAAGGACAGGGTGGATGAAATCCTGAATGATCTGCAGTCACAGATCCAGGTGCCCAACAAAACTCTCTGCCCTGATCTGCCCACTGAGGATACAGCGCCAGCTGACCTTAGCCCCATCTCACTGCCTTCACCTCCAGAATACAAGAAGGGAGACAAG ATGGCAACAAGGCAGGCATATGGTGTGGCACTGAAAAAACTGGGCCAGGCAAGCCAGAGAGTGGTGGCACTCGACGGAGACACCAAAAACTCGACTTTCTCAGAGACCTTCAAGAAAGCCTTCCCTGATCGCTACATCGAGTGTTTCATCGCGGAACAGAATATG GTAGGAGTGGCTATTGGCTGTGCCAGCCGTGACCGCACTGTTGCATTTGCCAGCacatttgcagcatttttctccaGGGCCTATGACCAGATTCGTATGGGAGCCATCTCTCAGACGAATGTCAACCTGGTAGGGTCCCACTGCGGAGTCTCCATTG GTGAGGACGGTCCGTCCCAGATGGCGCTTGAGGACTTGGCCATGTTCCGTGCCATCCCAACATGTACTGTGTTTTACCCCAGTGATGCAGTGTCCACAGAGAGAGCTGTTGAACTGTCATCCAACACAAAG GGTATATGTTTTATCCGTACAAGTAGACCAGCCACTGCAGTCATCTATTCCCCAGATGAGAAGTTTGAAGTGGGTGTAGCCaag GTGGTTCGCCAGTCTGATAATGATCAGGTGACTGTCATTGGAGCTGGTGTTACTCTGCACGAGGCCCTCGCTGCTGCTGATACGCTGGCTGCTAAAG GAAAGAACATCCGTGTGATTGACCCATTCACCATCAAGCCCCTGGATGCTGCTACCATTCTGGCCAGTGCCCGAGCAACAAGGGGACAGATCATCACTGTGGAGGACCACTACAAGGAGG GTGGTCTTGGTGAAGCAGTGCTGTCAGCAGTGGGAAGTGAGCCTGGTATTGTTGTGACACGTCTGGCAGTGACTGGTGTTCCCCGCAGTGGAAAGCCTCAAGAGCTTCTGGACATCTTTGGCATCAGTGCTGAGTATATTGTCAAAGCTGTGGCTCAGACCTTCGCAAACTAA
- the lrrc23 gene encoding leucine-rich repeat-containing protein 23 encodes MSDFDEDPVLSDVEGEEEHLKEAEDEKVEVQHLTQEIISQGLSLLCRTGNGLAHAFVKLNLQKRGLDDIAAINSYIHIRFLDLSNNHLTDLSPLSSLTQLLWLKVDNNSVMCFKEQPFAQLTYLQWLSIAMNQLTDVDSLDGPALESLNLTGNHIQRLNGFQYGSFANLVTLELRGNHLETTNGINLPHLQQLYLAQNAIKRLEGLEKLERLTTLHLRDNQLESLDGLSPSMKCLQYLNARGNAIIDENALRYIGFLSQSLRVLVLSGNPVAENSEYRINVLIVVPQLERLDKNPVFPEERAEAWERIRELQEEEMYAQ; translated from the exons ATGTCTGACTTTGACGAAGACCCAGTATTATCGGATgtggaaggagaagaagaacacCTTAAAGAAGCCGAAGATGAGAAG GTAGAAGTTCAACATTTAACCCAAGAAATCATAAGTCAAGGGCTGTCATTGCTTTGCCGAACAGGAAATGGATTAGCACACGCATTTGTCAAGCTGAACCTTCAGAAAAG AGGACTGGATGATATAGCTGCAATCAACAGTTATATTCACATACGTTTTCTGGATTTATCCAACAACCACCTTACTGATCTTTCTCCTTTGTCATCTCTGACCCAGCTTCTTTGGCTCAAG GTCGACAATAATTCTGTGATGTGCTTCAAAGAGCAACCGTTTGCTCAACTGACCTACCTGCAGTGGCTGAGTATAGCAATGAATCAGCTAACTGATGTAGATAGCCTAGATGGGCCTGCCTTGGAAAGCCTCAATCTTACAG GTAACCATATTCAGAGGCTTAATGGTTTCCAGTATGGCAGTTTTGCAAATCTGGTAACTCTAGAGTTGAGGGGAAATCACTTGGAAACCACTAATGGCATCAACCTTCCACATCTCCAGCAATTGTATCTG GCCCAAAATGCTATCAAACGTCTTGAGGGTTTGGAGAAGTTAGAGCGCCTCACCACACTTCATCTTCGAGACAATCAGCTAGAGTCGCTCGACGGCCTCAGTCCCAGCATGAAGTGTCTTCAGTACCTCAATGCCAG AGGCAATGCAATCATAGACGAGAATGCTCTACGATACATTGGCTTTCTGTCACAAAGCCTTCGTGTGTTGGTTCTCTCTGGGAACCCAGTCGCGGAAAATTCCGAATACCGGATAAATGTGCTGATAGTAGTGCCACAGCTGGAAAGACTCGACAAAAATCCTGTCTTCCCTGAGGAGAGAGCTGAAGCCTGGGAAAGAATCAgg GAACTTCAAGAAGAGGAAATGTATGCGCAATAA
- the rbm10 gene encoding RNA-binding protein 10 isoform X2: MDYERRGGRGDRLGRYGGTHNDHNFRDMDYRGYGQEDEEAGTGFDVRVEGDRQYGNDEQLLGIHDFSPGCLQEHPGFHQRVDGRGEVGREGKGPLWSPHTSQPDLAHPILQREEEGSRQEFEQLRPGLQERGRGKGGTGFPENSGPHSGSRESSWARGGSHSEQMEFGTGRQREDDRFSRPGAGKRRTFPMRMEEHAGPDLSHKELDQRDQDYRAELDHNQRPSNIIMLRMLPPSATANEIRAQLQEQGIQPREVRLMRNKSSGQSRGFAFVEFNLIQEATRWMETNQGVLSILGQRVSMHYSDPKPRANEDWLCNKCGVQNFKRREKCFKCNVPKSEAELKLPQVQKDLPVGLQKEGAQGLLPLPAPYHSSGPPVTPGQAPQQADVANDTLILRNLGPHTSVEAILSALAPFATLSPSNVRLIKDKHTHLNRGFAFLQLSTIVEASQLLQILQALQPPLSIDGKVIVVEFAKGSKRDVFVTDGSRVSAATVASTAIAAAQWAVTQTSQNGPGGGQSVDTSVYQQGAAVTYSQEGLEYAGQDGTTFKPQADNRVTALTSGVASLNGAYAGAAAPAVISSEAAKPASVVVQQPLIHTQTPLITTAATTLGTQVEIVGKPQPAAPSQPAIPGTEHELQQYPVPDVSTYHYDESSGYYYDPFTGLYYDPNSQYYYNSHTQQYMYWDGEKHTYIPAASQSNTEGAPPSDGAAPSESPFATSGSKEKKDKPKNKTAQQIAKDMERWAKSLNRQKENMRSVSSSPATGSTAPPGYTRAPGHSRLDDHRESASADAGYAVLEKKGALSERPQIFLDQIRQSAESPPRQQGLVPAYSGETDSEEEGGEKDEKEGRLTDWVKLACLLCRRQFPSKEALIRHQQLSELHKQNLEQRRAQQESASKERLAGGLDGPELKKRKFNPIDGITDTSLGARMLQGGVKRGLLLRNMQVE; encoded by the exons ATGGACTATGAGAGGAG GGGTGGGCGAGGTGATCGCCTGGGTCGCTATGGTGGCACTCACAATGATCACAATTTCCGGGACATGGACTATCGTGGCTATGGCCAAGAGGATGAGGAGGCAGGCACGGGAtttgatgtcagagtggagggTGATAGACAGTATGGCAATGATGAGCAGTTACTGGGTATCCATGACTTCTCACCAGGTTGTCTGCAGGAGCATCCGGGGTTTCATCAGAGAGTAGATGGTAGAGGAGAAGTAGGGCGTGAGGGGAAAGGGCCACTGTGGTCCCCTCACACCTCACAGCCTGATCTAGCCCATCCTATACTCCAGCGAGAGGAGGAGGGATCCAGGCAGGAATTTGAGCAGTTACGACCTGGCCTTCAGGAAAGGGGACGGGGGAAAGGTGGAACAGGCTTTCCGGAGAACAGTGGCCCACATTCAGGAAGTAGGGAAAGCAGCTGGGCTCGTGGTGGTTCCCATTCCGAGCAGATGGAATTCGGTAcaggcagacagagagaggatgaCAGGTTTTCTCGTCCTGGAGCAGGAAAGAGAAGG ACATTTCCAATGAGAATGGAGGAGCATGCTGGCCCAGACCTGTCCCACAAAGAGTTGGATCAGAGAGACCAGGATTACCGTGCAGAGCTAGACCATAATCAGCGGCCCAGCAACATCATAATGCTTCGTATGTTGCCACCCAGTGCCACTGCCAATGAG ATTCGTGCACAACTTCAAGAGCAGGGGATCCAGCCGAGAGAGGTTCGCCTGATGAGGAATAAATCTTCAG GTCAGAGCCGAGGATTCGCCTTCGTCGAGTTTAATCTCATACAGGAGGCCACCCGCTGGATGGAGACCAACCAG gGAGTGCTGTCGATTCTAGGGCAGAGAGTGTCAATGCACTACAGCGACCCCAAACCACGTGCCAATGAGGACTGGCTCTGCAACAAG TGTGGTGTACAAAACTTCAAAAGGAGAGAGAAGTGCTTTAAATGCAACGTTCCTAAATCGG AGGCTGAGCTGAAGTTGCCCCAGGTACAGAAGGACTTGCCTGTTGGTCTTCAAAAGGAGGGAGCCCAAGGTTTGTTGCCCTTGCCAGCACCTTACCACTCTTCTGGTCCTCCTGTCACACCAGGCCAAGCTCCACAACAGGCAGATGTTGCTAATGACA CTTTGATACTAAGGAACCTTGGCCCACATACATCAGTAGAAGCCATTTTGTCTGCTTTGGCTCCGTTTGCTACCCTCTCCCCTTCCAACGTTCGCCTAATcaaggacaaacacacacacctcaacAGGGGCTTTGCCTTTCTACAACTATCTACCATAGTG GAGGCATCTCAGTTGCTCCAGATTTTGCAGGCTCTCCAGCCACCTCTATCTATTGATGGGAAGGTCATTGTAGTTGAATTTGCCAAAGGCTCCAAACG GGATGTATTTGTAACGGATGGTAGCAGAGTGAGTGCTGCTACAGTGGCCAGCACAGCTATAGCTGCTGCACAGTGGGCTGTCACTCAG aCCAGTCAAAATGGACCAGGTGGAGGCCAGAGTGTTGATACAAGTGTGTAtcagcagggggcagcagtAACATACAGTCAGGAAGGGCTTGAGTATGCAGGGCAAGATGGCACAACTTTCAAGCCCCAAGCAGATAACAGGGTTACTGCTTTGACAAGTGGAGTAGCTTCCCTGAATGGAGCCTACGCAGGAGCAGCAGCCCCAG CTGTCATTTCGTCTGAGGCAGCCAAACCTGCATCAGTGGTTGTGCAGCAGCCGCTCATTCATACACAGACTCCTCTAATCACCACAGCTGCCACCACACTGGGGACACAG GTTGAAATAGTGGGAAAACCACAACCAGCTGCACCCAGCCAGCCTGCAATCCCAGGCACTGAACATGAGCTCCAGCAGTATC CTGTGCCAGATGTCTCCACTTACCACTATGATGAAAGCTCTGGCTACTATTATGACCCATTCACAGGTCTCTACTATGACCCTAATTCACAG TACTACTACAACTCTCACACTCAGCAGTACATGTACTGGGATGGAGAGAAACATACCTACATTCCTGCTGCCAGTCAATCAAACACAGAAGGTGCTCCTCCAAGTGATGGTGCAGCTCCTTCAGAATCACCGTTTGCTACCTCTGGcagcaaggagaaaaaagacaaacccaAGAATAAAACGGCTCAACAG ATTGCCAAAGACATGGAGCGTTGGGCTAAAAGTCTCAACAGACAAAAGGAGAACATGCGTTCTGTCTCTTCATCCCCTGCCACCGGCTCAACAGCACCTCCTGGTTATACTCGGGCACCTGGACACAGTCGCCTAGATGATCATAGAGAGTCTGCGAGTGCTGATGCAGGCTATGCTGTTCTAGAGAAAAAG GGGGCACTGTCTGAACGGCCTCAGATTTTTCTGGATCAGATCCGCCAAAGTGCAGAA TCGCCTCCTCGGCAGCAGGGTCTGGTCCCAGCCTACAGTGGAGAAACTGACAGTGAAGAAGAAGGAGGCGAGAAGGATGAAAAGGAAGGAAGATTAACAGACTGGGTTAAACTGGCCTGTCTGCTGTGTAGGAGGCAGTTCCCAAGCAAGGAGGCCCTCATCAGGCACCAGCAGCTTTCTGAACTACATAAG CAAAACCTGGAGCAGAGAAGAGCCCAGCAGGAATCTGCAAGCAAAGAG agACTAGCAGGTGGGCTTGACGGTCCTGAACTTAAGAAGAGGAAGTTTAACCCCAT TGATGGGATCACAGACACTAGTCTCGGTGCAAGAATGCTACAGGGAGGTGTGAAAAGAGGACTGCTGTTGCGCAATATGCAAGTGGAGTGA
- the rbm10 gene encoding RNA-binding protein 10 isoform X1, which translates to MDYERSRGGRGDRLGRYGGTHNDHNFRDMDYRGYGQEDEEAGTGFDVRVEGDRQYGNDEQLLGIHDFSPGCLQEHPGFHQRVDGRGEVGREGKGPLWSPHTSQPDLAHPILQREEEGSRQEFEQLRPGLQERGRGKGGTGFPENSGPHSGSRESSWARGGSHSEQMEFGTGRQREDDRFSRPGAGKRRTFPMRMEEHAGPDLSHKELDQRDQDYRAELDHNQRPSNIIMLRMLPPSATANEIRAQLQEQGIQPREVRLMRNKSSGQSRGFAFVEFNLIQEATRWMETNQGVLSILGQRVSMHYSDPKPRANEDWLCNKCGVQNFKRREKCFKCNVPKSEAELKLPQVQKDLPVGLQKEGAQGLLPLPAPYHSSGPPVTPGQAPQQADVANDTLILRNLGPHTSVEAILSALAPFATLSPSNVRLIKDKHTHLNRGFAFLQLSTIVEASQLLQILQALQPPLSIDGKVIVVEFAKGSKRDVFVTDGSRVSAATVASTAIAAAQWAVTQTSQNGPGGGQSVDTSVYQQGAAVTYSQEGLEYAGQDGTTFKPQADNRVTALTSGVASLNGAYAGAAAPAVISSEAAKPASVVVQQPLIHTQTPLITTAATTLGTQVEIVGKPQPAAPSQPAIPGTEHELQQYPVPDVSTYHYDESSGYYYDPFTGLYYDPNSQYYYNSHTQQYMYWDGEKHTYIPAASQSNTEGAPPSDGAAPSESPFATSGSKEKKDKPKNKTAQQIAKDMERWAKSLNRQKENMRSVSSSPATGSTAPPGYTRAPGHSRLDDHRESASADAGYAVLEKKGALSERPQIFLDQIRQSAESPPRQQGLVPAYSGETDSEEEGGEKDEKEGRLTDWVKLACLLCRRQFPSKEALIRHQQLSELHKQNLEQRRAQQESASKERLAGGLDGPELKKRKFNPIDGITDTSLGARMLQGGVKRGLLLRNMQVE; encoded by the exons ATGGACTATGAGAGGAG CAGGGGTGGGCGAGGTGATCGCCTGGGTCGCTATGGTGGCACTCACAATGATCACAATTTCCGGGACATGGACTATCGTGGCTATGGCCAAGAGGATGAGGAGGCAGGCACGGGAtttgatgtcagagtggagggTGATAGACAGTATGGCAATGATGAGCAGTTACTGGGTATCCATGACTTCTCACCAGGTTGTCTGCAGGAGCATCCGGGGTTTCATCAGAGAGTAGATGGTAGAGGAGAAGTAGGGCGTGAGGGGAAAGGGCCACTGTGGTCCCCTCACACCTCACAGCCTGATCTAGCCCATCCTATACTCCAGCGAGAGGAGGAGGGATCCAGGCAGGAATTTGAGCAGTTACGACCTGGCCTTCAGGAAAGGGGACGGGGGAAAGGTGGAACAGGCTTTCCGGAGAACAGTGGCCCACATTCAGGAAGTAGGGAAAGCAGCTGGGCTCGTGGTGGTTCCCATTCCGAGCAGATGGAATTCGGTAcaggcagacagagagaggatgaCAGGTTTTCTCGTCCTGGAGCAGGAAAGAGAAGG ACATTTCCAATGAGAATGGAGGAGCATGCTGGCCCAGACCTGTCCCACAAAGAGTTGGATCAGAGAGACCAGGATTACCGTGCAGAGCTAGACCATAATCAGCGGCCCAGCAACATCATAATGCTTCGTATGTTGCCACCCAGTGCCACTGCCAATGAG ATTCGTGCACAACTTCAAGAGCAGGGGATCCAGCCGAGAGAGGTTCGCCTGATGAGGAATAAATCTTCAG GTCAGAGCCGAGGATTCGCCTTCGTCGAGTTTAATCTCATACAGGAGGCCACCCGCTGGATGGAGACCAACCAG gGAGTGCTGTCGATTCTAGGGCAGAGAGTGTCAATGCACTACAGCGACCCCAAACCACGTGCCAATGAGGACTGGCTCTGCAACAAG TGTGGTGTACAAAACTTCAAAAGGAGAGAGAAGTGCTTTAAATGCAACGTTCCTAAATCGG AGGCTGAGCTGAAGTTGCCCCAGGTACAGAAGGACTTGCCTGTTGGTCTTCAAAAGGAGGGAGCCCAAGGTTTGTTGCCCTTGCCAGCACCTTACCACTCTTCTGGTCCTCCTGTCACACCAGGCCAAGCTCCACAACAGGCAGATGTTGCTAATGACA CTTTGATACTAAGGAACCTTGGCCCACATACATCAGTAGAAGCCATTTTGTCTGCTTTGGCTCCGTTTGCTACCCTCTCCCCTTCCAACGTTCGCCTAATcaaggacaaacacacacacctcaacAGGGGCTTTGCCTTTCTACAACTATCTACCATAGTG GAGGCATCTCAGTTGCTCCAGATTTTGCAGGCTCTCCAGCCACCTCTATCTATTGATGGGAAGGTCATTGTAGTTGAATTTGCCAAAGGCTCCAAACG GGATGTATTTGTAACGGATGGTAGCAGAGTGAGTGCTGCTACAGTGGCCAGCACAGCTATAGCTGCTGCACAGTGGGCTGTCACTCAG aCCAGTCAAAATGGACCAGGTGGAGGCCAGAGTGTTGATACAAGTGTGTAtcagcagggggcagcagtAACATACAGTCAGGAAGGGCTTGAGTATGCAGGGCAAGATGGCACAACTTTCAAGCCCCAAGCAGATAACAGGGTTACTGCTTTGACAAGTGGAGTAGCTTCCCTGAATGGAGCCTACGCAGGAGCAGCAGCCCCAG CTGTCATTTCGTCTGAGGCAGCCAAACCTGCATCAGTGGTTGTGCAGCAGCCGCTCATTCATACACAGACTCCTCTAATCACCACAGCTGCCACCACACTGGGGACACAG GTTGAAATAGTGGGAAAACCACAACCAGCTGCACCCAGCCAGCCTGCAATCCCAGGCACTGAACATGAGCTCCAGCAGTATC CTGTGCCAGATGTCTCCACTTACCACTATGATGAAAGCTCTGGCTACTATTATGACCCATTCACAGGTCTCTACTATGACCCTAATTCACAG TACTACTACAACTCTCACACTCAGCAGTACATGTACTGGGATGGAGAGAAACATACCTACATTCCTGCTGCCAGTCAATCAAACACAGAAGGTGCTCCTCCAAGTGATGGTGCAGCTCCTTCAGAATCACCGTTTGCTACCTCTGGcagcaaggagaaaaaagacaaacccaAGAATAAAACGGCTCAACAG ATTGCCAAAGACATGGAGCGTTGGGCTAAAAGTCTCAACAGACAAAAGGAGAACATGCGTTCTGTCTCTTCATCCCCTGCCACCGGCTCAACAGCACCTCCTGGTTATACTCGGGCACCTGGACACAGTCGCCTAGATGATCATAGAGAGTCTGCGAGTGCTGATGCAGGCTATGCTGTTCTAGAGAAAAAG GGGGCACTGTCTGAACGGCCTCAGATTTTTCTGGATCAGATCCGCCAAAGTGCAGAA TCGCCTCCTCGGCAGCAGGGTCTGGTCCCAGCCTACAGTGGAGAAACTGACAGTGAAGAAGAAGGAGGCGAGAAGGATGAAAAGGAAGGAAGATTAACAGACTGGGTTAAACTGGCCTGTCTGCTGTGTAGGAGGCAGTTCCCAAGCAAGGAGGCCCTCATCAGGCACCAGCAGCTTTCTGAACTACATAAG CAAAACCTGGAGCAGAGAAGAGCCCAGCAGGAATCTGCAAGCAAAGAG agACTAGCAGGTGGGCTTGACGGTCCTGAACTTAAGAAGAGGAAGTTTAACCCCAT TGATGGGATCACAGACACTAGTCTCGGTGCAAGAATGCTACAGGGAGGTGTGAAAAGAGGACTGCTGTTGCGCAATATGCAAGTGGAGTGA